One genomic window of Agrobacterium vitis includes the following:
- a CDS encoding AraC family transcriptional regulator, with amino-acid sequence MTQARTPSGFASAIVLAYQKRGMTAQPALLAAGIDPATLHADGRITADQLERLSDHAMRELDDEALGWFSRCLPWGSYGMLCRASLPSTTLGIAIARWCRHHNLITQDVTLSLETGRNLAEVRIEEKSELGAFREFCLVSLLRNLQGVASWLGDTRIPLIDVAFPFDAPAHAESYRYLFNGPASFGADHASLRFDAAYLGLPVLRDDAALRQMLRRPLPLMVLQYRRDRLLSREILRLLNDMPAAGVDDLAEKLNLSTRSLHRHIKQEGTSFQALKDLSRQRLAERLLASTQWPIKRIARECGFDAEASFVRAFKSWTGQTPRAFAVAARQGTSSRKA; translated from the coding sequence ATGACGCAGGCGAGAACGCCCTCCGGCTTTGCATCGGCTATTGTTTTAGCCTATCAAAAGCGCGGGATGACAGCGCAGCCAGCGCTGCTCGCGGCAGGCATTGATCCCGCCACCCTGCATGCAGATGGCAGAATAACAGCCGATCAACTCGAACGCTTGTCAGATCACGCCATGCGCGAGCTGGACGATGAGGCGCTTGGCTGGTTTTCCCGTTGCCTGCCGTGGGGCAGTTATGGCATGCTGTGCCGCGCATCACTGCCCTCGACCACGCTGGGCATTGCCATCGCGCGATGGTGCCGCCATCATAACCTCATCACGCAGGATGTTACGCTCAGTCTCGAAACGGGACGCAATCTGGCTGAGGTTCGGATCGAAGAGAAAAGCGAACTTGGCGCGTTTCGTGAATTTTGTCTGGTCAGCCTGCTGCGCAATCTTCAGGGCGTGGCCTCGTGGCTCGGTGACACGCGCATTCCCTTAATTGATGTTGCGTTTCCATTCGACGCACCAGCGCATGCTGAGAGCTACCGCTATCTCTTCAATGGCCCTGCATCGTTTGGCGCAGATCATGCAAGCCTTCGTTTTGATGCGGCCTATCTGGGCCTGCCTGTCCTGCGCGATGATGCGGCCTTGAGACAAATGCTTCGGCGGCCTTTGCCGCTAATGGTGCTTCAATATCGGCGTGACCGTCTGCTCTCTCGCGAAATTCTTCGCTTGCTGAATGACATGCCAGCAGCAGGGGTTGATGACTTGGCCGAAAAGCTCAATCTGTCAACCCGCAGCCTGCACCGCCATATCAAGCAGGAAGGCACATCGTTTCAGGCGCTGAAAGATCTGTCGCGCCAACGTCTGGCAGAGCGACTGCTGGCTTCCACTCAGTGGCCGATCAAGCGCATTGCCCGCGAATGCGGCTTTGATGCAGAGGCAAGTTTTGTGCGTGCGTTCAAGTCCTGGACTGGCCAGACACCAAGGGCCTTCGCGGTGGCGGCAAGGCAGGGCACATCATCGCGCAAAGCGTGA
- a CDS encoding carboxyl transferase domain-containing protein — MNPLSTSINSGSAEFRANAEAMADAVADLALKTAEAALGGGEVARRRHTGRGKLLPRERIDRLLDPGSPFLEIGQLAAHGLYDGEAPSAGIVAGIGNVEGRRCMVVANDATVKGGTYYPMTVKKHLRAQKIAAENRLPCLYLVDSGGGYLPLQDEFFPDENHFGRIFYNQAQMSAAGIAQIAVVMGSCTAGGAYVPAMSDETVIVREQGTIFLAGPPLVKAATGEIVTAEDLGGGDVHTRISGVADHLAENDSHALHIARRIVSTLPAQEDAASQFDEPIYPAEELYGIIPSDTRKPYDVREVIARLVDGSRFDEFKARYGTTLVTGFAHLYGMQVGIIANNGILFGEAALKGAHFIELCVQRRIPLLFLQNITGFMVGRAYENEGIAKHGAKLVTAVATAAVPKLTLVIGGSFGAGNYGMCGRAYSPRFLWMWPNARISVMGGDQAASVLATLRRDGVAAKGETWPQQEEDAFKNGIRAQYERQGHPYYSTARLWDDGIIDPAQTRRVLGLSLSTGLNAPIGETRFGLFRM; from the coding sequence GTGAATCCATTGTCAACAAGCATCAACTCTGGCTCGGCAGAATTTCGCGCCAATGCCGAGGCGATGGCGGACGCTGTCGCCGATCTCGCCTTGAAAACGGCTGAGGCGGCGCTGGGTGGTGGCGAGGTGGCACGCAGGCGCCACACCGGGCGCGGAAAGCTGCTGCCGCGTGAGCGGATCGATCGCTTGCTTGATCCCGGATCGCCATTTCTGGAGATTGGTCAGCTTGCGGCCCACGGCCTTTATGATGGCGAAGCCCCCTCTGCGGGTATCGTCGCAGGTATTGGCAATGTCGAAGGCCGCCGCTGCATGGTGGTTGCCAATGACGCGACGGTAAAGGGCGGCACCTACTATCCGATGACGGTGAAGAAGCACCTGCGCGCCCAGAAAATTGCTGCGGAAAACCGGCTTCCCTGCCTTTATCTTGTGGATTCGGGCGGTGGCTATCTGCCGCTCCAGGATGAGTTTTTCCCCGACGAAAATCATTTTGGTCGCATCTTCTACAATCAGGCGCAGATGTCGGCGGCTGGCATTGCACAGATCGCCGTTGTCATGGGGTCCTGCACAGCGGGTGGAGCTTATGTGCCCGCCATGAGCGATGAGACGGTGATTGTGCGCGAACAGGGCACAATCTTTCTCGCAGGCCCGCCATTGGTGAAGGCGGCAACCGGTGAGATTGTCACGGCGGAAGATCTTGGCGGTGGCGATGTGCACACCCGCATCTCCGGCGTTGCCGACCATTTGGCCGAAAATGATTCCCACGCCCTTCACATCGCCCGGCGGATCGTCTCGACATTGCCTGCGCAGGAAGACGCCGCCAGCCAGTTTGACGAGCCGATTTATCCAGCCGAAGAGCTTTACGGCATCATCCCCTCCGATACGCGAAAGCCTTATGATGTGCGTGAGGTGATTGCCCGTCTGGTGGACGGTTCGCGTTTCGATGAATTCAAGGCGCGCTATGGCACAACGCTTGTGACGGGCTTTGCCCATCTCTATGGCATGCAGGTCGGCATCATTGCCAACAATGGCATATTGTTTGGGGAAGCCGCGCTGAAGGGGGCGCATTTTATTGAGCTTTGCGTTCAGCGCCGAATTCCGCTGCTGTTTTTGCAAAACATTACCGGCTTTATGGTCGGGCGCGCTTATGAAAATGAGGGCATTGCCAAGCACGGCGCAAAACTGGTGACGGCGGTGGCCACCGCCGCTGTTCCAAAACTCACACTCGTTATCGGCGGCAGCTTTGGTGCCGGAAATTATGGCATGTGCGGGCGCGCCTACAGCCCCCGCTTTCTGTGGATGTGGCCCAATGCGCGGATCAGCGTCATGGGTGGCGATCAGGCGGCGTCCGTTCTGGCCACACTTCGACGTGACGGCGTTGCCGCCAAAGGCGAAACATGGCCACAGCAAGAGGAAGATGCGTTCAAAAACGGCATCCGCGCCCAGTACGAACGGCAGGGCCACCCCTATTATTCGACCGCCCGTTTATGGGATGACGGCATCATTGACCCAGCGCAAACCCGCCGGGTTCTTGGCCTTTCCCTGTCAACGGGGCTCAATGCGCCCATCGGTGAAACCCGCTTCGGCCTTTTCCGCATGTGA